The following coding sequences are from one Halorubrum sp. BOL3-1 window:
- a CDS encoding ABC transporter permease, which yields MTITFFLANQIPGDPVEIMLGPSPAQGQVDAIRARYGLDRPAYQRFLTYLAGVVTGDLGQSIYYDRPVLEMILLRLPVTLYLTVSAFLFAIVTAIPLGVISAKRRNKPADHVSRIVSLIGVSTPSFWIGLMLIIVFAFHLGWFPARGLPLPWASPAEIRGAETQLQVVRTSLHHLAMPMVALGTLQMAQITRIERSSMVESLQGEYVRLARAYGVSESKIARKHAFQVAQLPVITIIGLGLSTALGGAVLTETVFEIPGMGRLIITAINNQDYELIMGTTFMFGVAFVVGVIVTDIAYAYIDPRVAYGEET from the coding sequence ATCACGATCACGTTCTTTCTCGCCAACCAGATCCCCGGCGATCCGGTTGAAATAATGCTGGGACCGAGTCCCGCACAGGGACAGGTCGACGCGATCCGCGCGCGATACGGCCTCGATCGCCCCGCGTACCAGCGGTTCCTGACGTACCTCGCCGGGGTCGTAACCGGTGACCTCGGGCAGAGCATCTACTACGACCGCCCGGTCCTCGAGATGATCCTGCTCCGCCTGCCGGTGACGCTGTACCTCACCGTGTCGGCGTTCCTGTTCGCGATCGTGACCGCGATCCCGCTCGGCGTCATCTCAGCGAAGCGGCGGAACAAGCCCGCCGACCACGTCTCGCGGATCGTCTCGCTCATCGGGGTTTCGACGCCGTCGTTCTGGATCGGCCTCATGCTCATCATCGTCTTCGCGTTCCATCTCGGCTGGTTCCCCGCCCGCGGACTACCGCTCCCGTGGGCGTCGCCGGCCGAAATCCGCGGGGCGGAGACCCAACTCCAAGTCGTGAGGACGTCGTTACATCACCTCGCGATGCCGATGGTGGCGCTCGGAACGCTCCAGATGGCGCAGATCACCCGGATCGAGCGGTCGTCGATGGTGGAGTCGCTCCAAGGCGAGTACGTCAGGCTCGCCCGCGCCTATGGCGTCTCCGAGTCGAAGATCGCCCGCAAACATGCCTTCCAAGTGGCACAGCTTCCCGTGATCACCATCATCGGTCTCGGGCTCTCGACGGCCCTCGGCGGCGCGGTGTTGACCGAGACCGTCTTCGAGATACCGGGGATGGGACGACTGATCATCACGGCGATCAACAACCAGGACTACGAGCTGATCATGGGGACGACATTCATGTTCGGCGTGGCGTTCGTCGTCGGCGTCATCGTCACCGACATCGCGTACGCCTACATTGATCCCCGTGTGGCCTACGGTGAGGAGACATAA
- a CDS encoding GTPBP1 family GTP-binding protein, translating into MSADRSALRRAIERGERDGGAIEFKERLTREVHLADGRMESLVAQLRHRVLSGDGEATYVLGVTDDGGLAGVSPESFSETMDVLSLLTEEADAHIADVETWSAGDGGDGDTAGLVGLATLRDGGVFEADEDHLVVGTAGHVDHGKSTLVGTLVTGRADDGQGGTRGFLDVQPHEVERGLSADLSYAVYGFADDADDPVRMDNPHRKADRAGVVETADRLVSFVDTVGHEPWLRTTIRGLVGQKLDYGLLVVAADDGPTETTREHLGILLATELPTVVAVTKADAVSDDRLDDVEREVESMLRDAGQTPLLVDRHGVDTAVAEVGDGVVPLLRTSAVTKDGVETLDRLFERLPKRATPDRETFRMYVDRSYKVTGVGAVASGTVNSGTVETGDELLLGPMPDGSFREVEARSIEMHYHRVDKATAGRIVGIALKGVDEEEVERGMALVPRESEPEPVREFDAEVMVLNHPTRIQEGYEPVVHLETLSEAAAFFPEEGRLLPGDTGEARVRFKFRPYLIEEGQRFIFREGSSKGVGTVTGIGGAEVETPPDGR; encoded by the coding sequence ATGAGCGCTGACCGGTCCGCCCTCCGGCGGGCCATCGAGCGCGGCGAACGGGACGGCGGCGCCATCGAGTTCAAGGAGCGGCTGACGCGCGAGGTCCACCTGGCCGACGGGCGCATGGAGTCGCTCGTGGCCCAGCTCCGCCACCGCGTGCTCTCCGGTGACGGCGAGGCGACGTACGTCCTCGGCGTCACCGACGACGGCGGACTGGCGGGCGTCTCCCCCGAGAGCTTCTCCGAGACGATGGACGTGCTGTCGCTTTTGACAGAGGAGGCGGACGCCCACATCGCGGACGTCGAGACGTGGAGCGCCGGCGACGGGGGCGACGGGGACACAGCGGGACTCGTCGGCCTCGCCACGCTCCGCGACGGCGGCGTGTTCGAGGCCGACGAGGACCACCTCGTGGTCGGGACGGCGGGCCACGTCGACCACGGGAAGTCGACGCTCGTGGGGACGCTTGTCACCGGGCGGGCCGACGACGGACAGGGCGGCACGCGCGGCTTCCTCGACGTCCAACCCCACGAGGTCGAGCGCGGCCTGTCGGCGGACCTCTCGTACGCGGTGTACGGGTTCGCGGACGACGCTGACGATCCGGTCCGGATGGACAATCCGCACCGTAAGGCGGACCGCGCCGGCGTCGTCGAGACGGCCGACCGCCTCGTCTCCTTCGTCGACACCGTCGGCCACGAGCCGTGGCTGCGGACGACGATCCGCGGGCTGGTCGGCCAGAAGCTCGACTACGGTCTGCTCGTCGTCGCCGCCGACGACGGTCCGACGGAGACGACCCGGGAACACCTCGGTATCCTGCTCGCGACCGAACTGCCGACCGTCGTCGCGGTCACGAAGGCGGACGCCGTGAGCGACGACCGGCTCGACGACGTCGAGCGCGAGGTCGAGTCGATGCTCCGGGACGCGGGACAGACGCCCCTGCTCGTCGACCGCCACGGCGTCGACACCGCGGTCGCGGAGGTCGGGGACGGGGTCGTCCCCCTGTTGCGGACCAGCGCGGTGACGAAAGACGGGGTCGAGACCCTCGACCGCCTGTTCGAGCGCTTACCGAAGCGCGCGACGCCCGACCGCGAGACGTTCCGGATGTACGTCGACCGCAGCTACAAGGTGACGGGCGTGGGGGCGGTCGCCTCCGGCACGGTGAACTCGGGGACCGTCGAGACCGGCGACGAACTCCTGCTCGGTCCCATGCCTGACGGATCCTTCCGCGAGGTGGAGGCCCGGTCGATCGAGATGCACTACCACCGGGTCGACAAGGCGACCGCCGGCCGGATCGTCGGCATCGCGCTGAAGGGCGTCGACGAGGAGGAGGTCGAGCGCGGGATGGCGCTCGTCCCCCGGGAGAGCGAGCCGGAACCGGTCCGCGAGTTCGACGCCGAGGTGATGGTGTTGAACCACCCGACCCGGATCCAGGAGGGGTACGAGCCGGTGGTACATCTCGAAACCCTCTCCGAGGCGGCCGCGTTCTTCCCGGAGGAGGGACGGCTCCTGCCGGGCGACACCGGTGAGGCACGGGTCCGGTTCAAGTTCCGCCCGTACCTGATCGAGGAGGGCCAGCGGTTCATTTTCCGGGAAGGGTCGAGCAAGGGGGTCGGAACCGTGACGGGCATCGGAGGGGCGGAAGTGGAGACACCACCCGACGGTCGCTGA
- a CDS encoding DUF6293 family protein: MDTSVPSVSERRVHAVPLGYERDRIVEPLRRHGADVAYLLVDVPDRDGERGDVDFAAATASDPADSLVDPNELTDYQRDAWTAVAEFAAVRPIPVALADVYDVLGATTTVAARHRAGAEDGDRLFGNVSTGPRVAAVGVAMACMIVGARPYSVEPERHRHDPREEPLTEGVERTADLPIYPMDAPTSDQVAILGRLHDRTEGNLTTDKWNLIEWARERELSFLREAGESRTAKYRALETHVLSPLRERGYVELEDVGRSDTVRITETGRRVFFAFKHKLDER; encoded by the coding sequence ATGGACACCTCGGTCCCCAGCGTCTCCGAACGCCGCGTCCACGCGGTCCCGCTCGGCTACGAGCGCGACCGGATCGTCGAACCCCTCCGCCGCCACGGCGCCGACGTCGCGTACCTGCTCGTCGACGTCCCCGACCGCGACGGCGAGCGCGGCGACGTGGACTTCGCCGCTGCGACGGCGAGCGACCCGGCCGACAGCCTGGTCGACCCCAACGAACTCACCGACTACCAGCGCGACGCGTGGACGGCCGTCGCGGAGTTCGCCGCGGTCCGACCGATCCCGGTCGCGCTCGCGGACGTGTACGACGTGCTCGGCGCGACGACGACGGTCGCCGCCCGCCACCGGGCCGGCGCGGAGGACGGCGACCGCCTCTTCGGAAACGTCTCGACTGGCCCGCGGGTCGCCGCGGTCGGCGTCGCGATGGCGTGTATGATCGTCGGGGCGCGCCCCTACAGCGTCGAGCCGGAGCGCCACCGCCACGACCCCCGCGAGGAGCCCCTCACCGAGGGCGTCGAGCGCACCGCCGACCTGCCAATTTACCCGATGGACGCCCCGACGAGCGATCAGGTCGCGATTCTCGGTCGGCTCCACGACCGCACCGAGGGGAACCTGACCACGGACAAGTGGAACCTGATCGAGTGGGCGCGCGAGCGCGAGTTGTCGTTCCTCCGCGAGGCGGGCGAGAGCCGGACGGCGAAGTACCGCGCGCTGGAGACCCACGTGCTCTCGCCGCTGCGCGAGCGCGGCTACGTCGAACTGGAGGACGTCGGCCGCTCCGACACCGTCCGGATCACGGAGACCGG
- a CDS encoding ABC transporter substrate-binding protein, translating into MRRQHTQRISRRKLLASGAAGTSLLLAGCAGNGDGGDGGDGGDGSDGGDGGDGSDGGDLPNQEMFFAQVKGPLDMDPIIINDVPSAQIAGRIFDGIYEYDEGVGLVPGIASEMPTVEREGTRFIVPIRDDAMFQNGDPVTAEDVMHTVLAPADEETENAAEVSMVDSAEAIDETTVQFDLAFPYGAFETALVRNVVNKEARTDDREAYNTDPVSSGPFKLAEWEPESSATLERWDDYWGDADGLPNLATVQFDPIEEQTTRVTELETGNVDVIETIPPQLYETVQNNENASISETPGIGYFYLAFNCAEGPTADPLVREAVDYCFSMDQAVSNFIEPAGVRQVSPYPKTMADEWDFPLDEWGDISHDRDLDEAQALFDEAGVDMDYNWRIIVPPDDKREQIGVSIGDGLQNAGFSNVEVQRLDWGTFLDAYVTGDPERYNMYTLGWSGSPDPDAFAYQLLSQEVEGSTNGTFHGYDEASEMLTQARESADFDERRQLYIDATRELLEGRVHIPAYNLKNTYGIHNSVSDFSSHAISSEIQLFTGHNNVSVE; encoded by the coding sequence ATGCGTCGACAACACACACAACGCATTTCACGACGGAAGCTCCTCGCAAGCGGAGCGGCCGGCACCTCCCTCCTGCTCGCCGGGTGTGCCGGTAACGGCGACGGCGGCGACGGCGGCGACGGCGGCGACGGCAGCGACGGCGGAGACGGCGGCGACGGCAGCGATGGCGGCGACCTGCCAAATCAAGAGATGTTCTTCGCGCAGGTGAAGGGCCCGCTCGACATGGACCCGATCATCATCAATGACGTCCCGTCCGCCCAGATCGCGGGGCGGATCTTCGACGGCATCTACGAGTACGACGAGGGCGTCGGTCTCGTGCCGGGCATCGCCTCGGAGATGCCGACGGTCGAGCGCGAGGGCACGCGGTTCATCGTCCCGATCCGCGACGACGCCATGTTCCAGAACGGCGATCCGGTGACGGCAGAAGACGTGATGCACACGGTGCTCGCACCCGCCGATGAGGAGACAGAGAACGCCGCGGAGGTCAGTATGGTCGACTCCGCGGAGGCCATCGACGAGACGACGGTCCAGTTCGACCTGGCGTTCCCCTACGGAGCGTTCGAGACGGCGCTGGTGCGGAACGTCGTCAACAAGGAGGCCCGGACCGACGACAGAGAGGCGTACAACACCGATCCCGTCAGCTCGGGGCCGTTCAAGCTTGCCGAGTGGGAACCCGAGAGTTCCGCGACGCTCGAACGCTGGGACGACTACTGGGGCGACGCGGACGGACTGCCGAACCTGGCGACCGTCCAGTTCGACCCGATCGAAGAGCAGACGACTCGCGTGACGGAGCTCGAAACGGGTAACGTCGACGTCATCGAGACCATCCCGCCGCAGCTGTACGAGACGGTCCAGAACAACGAGAACGCTTCGATAAGCGAGACACCCGGTATCGGCTACTTCTATCTCGCGTTCAACTGCGCCGAGGGGCCGACGGCCGACCCACTCGTTCGCGAGGCGGTCGACTACTGCTTCTCGATGGATCAGGCGGTCTCGAACTTCATCGAACCCGCCGGCGTGCGGCAGGTGAGTCCGTACCCGAAGACGATGGCCGACGAGTGGGATTTCCCGCTCGACGAGTGGGGCGATATCTCCCACGACCGCGACCTTGACGAGGCCCAGGCCCTGTTCGACGAGGCGGGCGTCGACATGGACTACAACTGGCGCATCATCGTCCCGCCGGACGACAAGCGCGAACAGATCGGCGTCTCGATCGGCGACGGGCTCCAGAACGCCGGGTTCAGCAACGTCGAGGTCCAGCGGCTGGACTGGGGGACGTTCCTCGACGCCTACGTCACCGGGGATCCGGAGCGGTACAACATGTACACGCTCGGCTGGTCCGGCTCGCCCGACCCGGACGCGTTCGCGTACCAGCTGCTGAGCCAGGAAGTCGAGGGATCGACGAACGGGACGTTCCACGGCTACGACGAGGCCTCCGAGATGCTGACACAGGCCCGCGAGAGCGCAGACTTCGATGAGCGCCGACAGCTCTATATCGACGCGACGAGGGAGCTGCTCGAAGGGCGGGTCCACATCCCCGCGTACAACCTCAAGAATACCTACGGGATCCACAATAGTGTGTCGGACTTCAGCTCGCACGCTATCTCGAGCGAGATCCAGCTCTTCACCGGCCACAACAACGTCTCGGTGGAGTAA